The Thermus albus genomic sequence GTGTGAAGAAACTCCTAAAGCCCTCCTCCGTCTGGCCGATGGCCACCGCTATGCCCACCGCTTTCCCCTCGAGGTCCACCACCGGCCCCCCCGAGTCCCCCGGGGAGAGGGGCAGACTGGTCTCCACCAGGCCCTGGGGCAGGAAGGGGGAGGGGTCTACGGAAACTTTGGTGATGCGCCCGTAACGGGGGGCGATGAACTGGCCTCGTCCGTTGCCGATGTGCAAGACGGCCTCTCCCACTTGAAGGTGCCTTGTCGTTTCCAGGGGAAGAAGGGCAGGGGCCTGGGCCTCCGTGGCCAGGACCGCCAGGTCCAGGGGCTCGGCGAAGCCCAAAAGGGTGGCCGTGGCCCGCTTGCGGTTGGCAAGCACCAGGGTGTAGGGCCCTCCCTCCGCCACCACGTGGTAGGCGGTGAGGACCAGGCCTTCCCGGTAGAAGAACCCTGTGCCCCGGCTTCCTTCGGGACCGTCTATGCGCAAGACGGCGGGGTGGGCCTTGGCATACACCTCCTGTAAGCGTTCTGGGGGCGCCTGGGCTAGCTCATAGGTGGCTGGCTGCGATGCCGCCTCAAGCCTGGGTGGATGGCTCCAAAGCCCGTAGAGGGCCAGGGCCAGGGGAAGGAGGAGGACACCCCACCTGTTCCTCATGCGTCCATTTTCCCGCGATGGGGATGGGGGAGGGTGCCCTCTTCCACCATTCCCCTCAGTGCCATAGGAGCAAAAGCCCCAAGACTAGAAAGCCTATTCCAGGCCAGGGGTAGGGTTTCTTCAGGAGGAGGTGGAGGAGGACCACCCCTGTGATGGCCAGGATGGGGTGGGGAAGGGGCTTCCAAACGAAGGCTAGGTAGAGGAGGCCCAGGAGGGCATTCAGGTCATAGAGGCCCACCAAGATGCGGATGGGCCTACCCGCTTCCCTTCGCCAAAGAAGATAGAGACCCGAAAGAAAAGCAAACCCCACCAAGGCCCACCCCAGAAGCCGGTGCAGGGCTGGTACCCCAAGGAGGAGGGTGGGAAGGCCCTGGAGGGTGTAACCGAGGGCGGTGGCCAGGACCAGCAAAAGCCCAAACCCCATCTGGGTCCAGCCGATAATCCTGGCCTCCACCGGGGGCCTGAGGAGGGCCAGGCTGCCATAGAGGGCCAGAAGGCAAAGGGCGAGGGAGGCGCTAGGGGGAAGGAGCCCCTGGCCTTGGAGGAAGAAAGCGAGGAAGGCGCTGGACCAAAGGGCGATGTAGGCGGGGTAGCGCTTTGGGCTTATGCCTCGGGTCCTCAGCACCTGGGTGCGGGCGTAGTAGAGGGCGGCTAGGTCCCTGAAGGCCAGGGCGAGAAAGCTCCCCAAAGCGATCTCCGGCCCCAAGCCTCCCGCCAGGACCCCTGCTGGGGCCAAGGAGGCCATGGCGAAAGCAGCGGCTATTTCGGGGAAAAGTTCGCGGGAACGGTTTTGCGTATCCGCCCAGAGCATGTAGGCCCCTAAGGGCAAGGCCAAAAGTAAGGGAACGAGGAAGGGTCCTTGGGCGGTGAAGGCGGTGAGGAGTAGGCCCAGGAGGGCCAAGGCCAGGTAAATCCCACCCACCCTGAGGGCCAAGCGGGTGCGGGGGTAGCGCTTCCCCTTCCTAAGGTCCTGGTAGACCAGCTTCAAGGGATGCCGGGCTAGGAAGCCGAAGAGTCCTAAGAGGCCAAGCCCGAGGGTGTGGGGGCCTGGGGAGAGGAGGAGGCCCAGGAGGATGGGCTCCAGGGTAAACCCCCAGCCCCCGTGCTCCGTGGGCAGGGCTACCGATTTAAGGGGGATGCTGGCCGTGCGCATAGGCTTCCCACAGGTAAGCCTTATAGGCTCCTTAGCTCCAGAGTACCTCCAACATCAAGAGGGCAAAGAGGGCGCTAGCCAAGGCCGAGAGGGTAGCGAAGAGCCCCCAGATGGGGGCTTCTAGCCCCAGGCCCCAGGCCAAGGCCATACCCAAAAGCCCTAGGTTGGCCAGGAACACCTGGAAGAGGGCGAGCCCTGGCCTGCGGAAGACTACCCCCCGAAACCGGGGCAGGGCGTGGTAGGCTACCCCATAGATCATAAGGCTCACGAAGCCCAGTAGCTGCATGTGGGCGTGGGCGGGCCGCCAGGTGAAGGGCAGCGCGCCGAGGCCAAGGAAGAGGCCCACCAAGTTGGCGGCTAGGAACCAGAGGAGGGCCGTGGTGAGGGCCAGCCGGCTTGCCGGGATCATGGTCTTGGGGTGATGATGCCAAGCACCAAAAAGGTTTCTTCCCCAGCCCTAGCGCCGTGGGCCTCCCCAGGTTCTGCGGCCACGAGGGTGCCGGGGGTGGCGGGGAAGGTCCGTTCCCCAGCCCATAGGGTACCCTGGCCCTCGAGGCAAAGCAGGTGCACCCTTGGCTCCCCTTTGCCCCGTACCTCCTGCCCCTTTTGCAGGCTGAAGAGGACCAGGCGCACTTCCGGGTGGTCGGCTAGGAGTTCCACCCCGCGGATCTCGCCGTAGTGGGCTTTCTGGATAAGGTTCATTCCTGCCCTCCCAAAAAGGCTAGAAGTGCCTTCAGCACCTCTTCGGGCTTTTTCCCCGCTTGGCGGGCGGCCTCTTCCAGGGAATCGGCCCCGCCGCAGCAGGTATCTATACCCATCTCGTTAAGCAGCTTTACCGCTTCCGGATGGCGTTGGAGGACCTCGTTTACCGTACTCCTCAAGGTGAGTTCCACCATACCCCTTTATGCTGGGCGCCTAGGGGGTTAGTTCGCCATGACCTGGGTCAAGTGGCCTGGGTGGACTTAGGCAAATGATCCTTCAAGGTAAAGCCCGCCAGGGCCTGGCGGATCTCTTGGTTCATGCGCACCAGGCTGGGCTTGAGGTAGCAGAACCCTCGCCTTTCCTCCGTGGGGCAACGCTTCAGGGTGGTGCAGGGATCTATGACCACCGGGCCGGAGAGGCTTTCCATCACCTGAAGGAGGGTGATCTCCTCCGGGGGAACCTTGAGCCATGCCCCTCCCGCCCGGCCCATGCGGCTTTCCACCAGGCCTGCTTTGGCCAGCTTGGAAAGGACCTTGGCCATAAAGGCAGGGGGAGCTTTGAGCTTGAGGGCGATCTCCGCGGCGCTAAGCCCAGGCTCTTCCGCTAGGAGCAAAAGCGCATGAAGGGCGTAGGATTCCTCGCGCCTTAAGAGGCTTCGCATCGGCATGGTTACATGGTAAGCCCCAGGGGATTTACCCCTGGGGTGGTCGGAAGGATCCATTTCTGTGGCTTGGGGAGAGCCGATGGTTATAGGTGGATGTCCCGATAGGCCTTTAACCCTTTAGGGAGTCTTGGCCTTTTGGGCCTTCCTGGTGGACCACCGGCATTAGGGTGGGTACCCGTCTCCAGATGAAATACACGCCGTAGGCGATGAGGAGGAGCACGGCCACCTGGCCTAAGATGTGGGGGAGACCATAGACGCTTATGCCCGCTGCCCCCAAGGCCAAGGCCGTGGCCCAAATCTTGGTTTTCTTAGGGATGCCCCGGCCTTCCCTATAGTTTTTTACCAGGGGACCCACCTGGGGCAGGGAGAGGAGCCAGGCCTCGAGGCGGGGGTGGCTTCGGGAGAAGAGATAGGCTGCGACCAGAAAAAAAGGAGTAGAGGGGAGGATGGGAAGGAGAGCCCCCAGGAAACCCAACCCGGTGAAGAGCAAGCCCATGACCAAGAAGGCTAGCCTCATGATACCTCATGATATTACCTGATCCCCGGGCTTAAGGCAGTTCTCCTAGAAGACGAAAGAGGGTTTATGAATGGACTGCCTCTGGCCTGCGGGAGAGGGAACGCGCGTGCTGGCATGATGCGGGGGCCCTAGATCCGAACCCTTAGCCACCCCAAGTGGGGCCAGGGAAACGAAAACACGCGTATTGATGAGCCTTTAAGCCAGTGGACCCATCCTCAATAACCCCGAGATACCGGTCTAAAGCCTCTGGGCGCCCTTGGAGGAATCCCCTGGGGACATTTGCCCTTGACCTAGGTCATGGAAACTGCGTGTGGGGTATCCGAGTTTATGAGTTGGAGGTGAAAGGAGGTTAGGGTATGGAGATCGGCTGGATAGAAACCACCATTGGGGCCCTCTTCGCCACCGTGGTCCTCACCTTATGGCTTTCCCGGGGGTCCGGGTGGCTGGAGCCCCGCTTTTGGCGTAATGCGGCCGTGGTCAGCTCCTTGATCATGACCGGGATCCTGGTTTATCTGACCATTGACTCCCTGAACCAGATCCGGGAGGGCTCGGCTAGGGTGCCGGCCTATACCGTGATCAACAAGGCCATTGGCCTCAAACGGGACTATGAGAAGCGACGGGATATCCCGGTCATAGGGGAAGAGGTGGGGTTTTTCGGCAAGGTCTGGAGCGAGCAAGAGGCTTACGCCCTGGTGAACAAGGGTAAGATGACTCTGCAGAGCCGCAACTGCATGGACTGCCACACCCTCTTGGGCAACGGGGCCTATTTCGCCCCGGACCTCACCCGTGCTTGGTTGGACCCCAAATGGGAGAGCATGGTCAAGGGCATGACCGGGAAGGCCACCAAGGAAGAGGCTATGGCGGAATGGCTCCAGCATCCGGACCGCTACCCCACCTTTGTCCGCCGGATGCCCAACTTAGGCTTGAGCGAGGAGGAGGCCAAAGCCTTGGTGGCCTTCTTAAAGTGGATGTCGGCCATAGACACCAACGGGTTCCCGGACCGGTTCGCCGGGGTGGAATAGGAGGTGCCCCATGACCCAGGCTTTACCGCAAGGAAAGCTTTACGAGTCCCAGAAGTTGGCCCTTTGGTATTTCTGGGTGGCCTTGGCCCTGTTTGGGGCCCAGGTCCTTTTCGGTTTGCTGGCGGCTTGGCAGTACCTGGATCCCAATTTTCTCTACGGCAAGCTCAACTTCATGACCAACCGGATGCTCCACATCAACGCCATGATCGTCTGGCTTCTTTTGGGCTTTATGGGATCGGTGTATTGGTTTTTGCCCATGGAGCTGGGGCGCGAGGTGGTGGGTATCCGGCTTGCCCGCTTTGCCTTCGTCACCCTCATCGCCGCGGTGGGCATCGTGGTATTGGTCTACCTCCTGGTCCAGTATGGGCCGGGCAACGCCTTTACCCTGTGGTTCATCACCGAGGGGCGGGAGTACATAGAAGCCCCCCGCTGGGCCGATTTCGGTATCGTGGCGGTGATGGTCATCTTCCTTTACAACGTGGTGGCTACAGCCCTTAAGGCCCAGCGCATCACCGGGGTAGCTGCCGTCCTTATGTTTGACCTGGTGGCCCTGGCCGGGCTCTATATGGCGGGCATGCAATACACCCCCAACGTCTCCATGGACCAGTACTTCTGGTGGTGGGTGGTGCACCTTTGGGTGGAGGCCACCTGGGAGGTGCTGGTGGGGTCCATCATGGCCATGGCCCTGATGCACCTTTTGGGAACCCCTAGGCGCATTGTGGAAACCTGGCTTTACCTCGAGGTGGCCCTGGTCTTCGGCACCGGGATCCTAGGTCTAGGGCACCACTACTTCTGGATCGGCACCCCGGAGTACTGGCTGGGCCTGGGTGGTTTCTTCAGCGCCTTGGAGCCCATTCCCCTGGTGGCCATGGTGGTCCATGCGGTCTACGACGCCGGGGTGCACCGCATGCAGACCGTGAACCAGCCCGCCCTCTTCTGGGCCATTGCCCAGGCCTTCGGCAACTTCATCGGCGCCGGGGTTTGGGGGTTCATGCAGACCCTGCCCCAGATCAACCTTTACTCCCACGGTACCCAGCTGGCTGCAGCCCACGGACACCTGGCCTTCTTCGGGGCCTACGTCACCGCCATCCTGACGGTGATCTATATGGCCCTACACCAGGTGAGGCGGCCTGACCTGCCCCGCTTTGACTCCAAGCTCTGGAAGTGGGCTTTTGTGCTGATGGTCATCGGTATCTTCGGCATGTCCGCGGCCATGACCATCGCCGGCTTCACCCAGACCATGGTGGAACGGGCCATCGGGGGCAGCACCTGGCAGGCTTACATGGACGCTCAGCAGCACCCCTGGTTCCAAAACGGCATGGTCTGGCGCTTCGTCTTTGGGGTTTTCTTCCTGGTGAGCTACCTGGTTCTCCTCTGGGACCTGGTCACCATCGGCAGGGGCGAGGCCAAGGTGGCCAAGGAGGTGGGGGCCCATGACTAGCGAGGCGGTGCGGGACCTGATGCTCTATGGGATGCTCATGGTTTCCGCCGCGGGTTTCTACGCCATGTTCTACGCCCTGGGGCGGATGCTAAGGAGGCCTTCCATCGTCGCCTTTTCCTACCTCTTTGCCGCCTTGCAGGCCCTCGGGGCTTTGGGCATGATCCTGCCGCCCCATCTGGACCCATTCTGGAAGTATTTGATCGCCTTTAGCTCGGTGGTGTACCTCTTCATCCCCCAGGGGATGTGGTGGGTGGTGACCACCTTCCACGAGAGGGAGCACGCTGCCTAGCCTTCCCCTCCTGCGGCCGGGCTCCTAAGGGGGTCCGGCTTTGGGGTTCTATGTGGGAAGTTTTGTGGGGACTTTAGGGGTAGGGCATTTATACCTTACATCAGTCGCGGGACATCTTCACCTTGACACAGCTTACTCGGATAGCGTCATCCTAATTTTGACGGAGGTGAGAGGTATGAGCAGGAGGTGGGCTTTATTAGGTGTGTTGATTGTGGGTGCCTTGGCCTTGGCCCAGGCTCCCGCACCCCTTAGCCCGGGGGAGAGGGAGCAGGCGGCAAAGATTTACTTTGACCGCTGCGCCGGGTGCCACGGGGTGTTGCGCAAGGGGGCTACGGGTCCGGCCCTGGATCCCAAGAAGATGGCGGAAAAGGGCCTGGAGTATTTGAAGGCGGTGATATTTGGGGGCTTGCCCAGAGGGATGCCCGACTGGGGGCGGCAGGGAATCCTGAGCGAGAAGGATACGGAGCTCGTGGCCCGCTTCCTTTTAGAGGAACCTCCTGCGCCACCCATTCCTACCTACGAGGAGATAAAGAAGACCTGGAAGGTGCATGTGCCCCCGGAGAAGCGGCCCATTCGCCCCCTCCATGGGCGTAACTGGCAAAACTTCTTCGGCCAAGTGCTACGGGATACCGGTCAGGTGGCCATCATCGATGGGGATAAGAAGGAGCTGGTCACCATTGTGCCCACGGGTTTTGCCACCCACATCCTGCGGTCCTCGGCCACGGGCCGGTATTTTATGGCCATCGGACGGGACGGTAAGGCTAGCCTCATAGACCTCTGGATGGACCCGCCCCAGGTGGTGGCCGAGTCCAAGCCTTGCCTGGATGCCCGTTCCATTGAGTCCAGCAAGTTTAAGGGCTACGAGGACAAGTACGCGGTGGTAGGGTGCTACTGGCCGCCTACCATGGTGGTCCTGGACGGGCTGACCCTCGAGCCCCTTAAGATGGTCTCCACCATGTCTTATGCCAAGGGGGCTGGGGAGTTTGTTACGGAGGCCCGGGTAGCGGCCATCGTGGCTAGCCATTTCAACCCCGAGTGGATCGTGAACCTCAAGGAGTCCGGCCAGACCTGGCTAGTGGACTATTCGCACCTGGACAAGAAGGGCCGGCCCATGCCTATTACGATGATTGACACAGAGCTTTTCCTCCATGACGGGGGCTGGGCCTTGAAGCGCTATTTCATCGTAGCGGCCAATGCGCTCAACAAGCTCATCGTTATAGATACCAAGACCCGGGAGTTCGTGGCCGAGGTGGAGGCCGGGGTAAGGCCCCACCCGGGCCGGGGCTCCAACTGGGAGCACCCCACCTACGGGCCGGTTTGGGCCACGGGGAATATCGGTAGCCCCGAGGTTACCGTGCTGGGCGTGGATCCCGAGAAGCATCCCCAGTACGCCTGGAAGGTGGTCAAGCGGATCACCCTGCCCTACACCGGTACCCTTTTCATCAAGGCCCATCCCAATAGCCCCTGGGTCCTCGTGGACTTCCCCATGAGCCCAAGCCCCCAGGCTGCGGCTAGCCTCTGCGCCATAGATAAGCGCAAGCTGGAGGTGGCCAAATGCTGGGAAGTGCCGGGGGCTCAGGAGCTTAAGGCCCGCATGGTGCACCCTGAATTCAACAAGGGGGGTACCGAGATCTGGGTTTCCGCCTGGGGCTCCAAGGACACGCCCACCTTCATCGTGGTTTACGACGCTCTGACCCTTAAGGAGAAAACCCGTATCACCGGGGACTGGGTGCGCACTCCCACGGGAAAGTTCAACGTGTACAATACCGCTTACGATATCTACTGAACCCTTCAGCCAAAAGAAGGGGGAGGGCCTAGGCCCTCCCCCTAGCCCCCAAGTGCCGGGTACCGGTTCGGACCCTCGCGAAGAGGCTTCGGCTGCGCCTGGCCCTCATTCCTTGATCTGGGTCATGGCCCGGTAACCCCGCTTCCCGGTTAACCTGTTTCCATGGAACGTCCGGAGTTTGCCCAGTACCCCTATCTGGTGGCCTGGGAGGTGACCAACGCCTGCCTTCTCGCCTGCCGCCACTGCCGGGCCTCGGCTATGCCTCACCCCCTGCCCGGGGAACTTTCTACGGAGGAGGGCTTAAGGCTCATAGAAGAAGTCGCCACCTACCGCCCCAAGCCCCTTCTCCTCCTCACCGGGGGGGATCCTTTGGCCCGTTCCGACCTGCCCCTCCTCATTCAAGCGGCCCGGGAGTTAGGCCTCAAGGTGGGCCTCACCCCGGCGGCTACCCCCCTCCTTACCCGTGAGCGGGTATTCCTGCTCAAGGAGGCGGGGGTGACCCGCCTGGCCCTTTCCCTGGACGGGGCAAGCCGCCAAAGCCACGATGCTTTCAGGGGAGAGGAAGGCACCTTTGCCCGTACCCTTGCGGCTTTGGACTGGGCCAAGGAGGCGGGGCTCCCCACCCAGGTGAACACCACCGTCACCCGGGAGAACTGGCCGGAGATAAAGGCCTTGCCCGATCTCCTGGCGGAGAAGGGCGTGGTTCTTTGGAGTCTATTTTTTCTGGTCCCGGTAGGGCGCGGGGCTCTTTTGCGCCAGCTTACCGCCCGGCAGTTTGAGGAGGTTCTCCACTGGCTCTACGACGTCTCCCGGACCTATCCCTTCCACGTGAAGACCACCGAGGCCCATCACTTCCGCCGGGTGGTGCTGCAAAGGCGCAAGGAGGAGGGGCAAGGAGACCGGGCTTTGGCGGCCGGGGAGAGCCTTCACCAGGAGTACTTTCAGGATGGCATGGAGCATTCCCGCCTGGGGGTTACCGACGGCAATGGCTTTGTCTTTGTTTCGGCTACCGGGGATGTGGCCCCCTCGGGGTTCTTGCCGATATATGCCGGAAACATCCGGGAGAAACCCCTTCTGGCCATCTACCGGGAAAGCCCTCTTTTCCAAGAACTCCGCAACAAGGACTTGCTGAAGGGGAAGTGCGGGGTCTGCGAGTACCGCTATGTGTGCGGGGGAAGCCGGGCCAGGGCCTATGCGGAAACCGGCGACCACCTGGCCAGTGAGCCCCGGTGCGCCTACGTGCCCCCCGCTTGGCTGGGGAGGGTCGGGAAGGCGCCTGCGGTGGGGTGATACCACCCCACCCTGGCCCAAGCCAGGGTGGGGGCCCCGGAAAACGCCTTGGGGTGGCCGAGAACTCGGGGGAACTCAGGGAAGGATATACGGGAAAGGGGTATGATACCGCTCCACCCTGACCTGGCCTTAGCCAGGTCAGGGCATAGCGCGAAACGGCATGAAGGCCTAGGCGGGGGCGTGGTCCGGACAGGAAAGGCGGAGGTCCCAAGGCTCCAGGGCTAGGCCCAAAAGCGCGCAAAAGAAACCCTCTTCTTGCCCGCGCCCGTGTGTTTGCCCTTGGGGCGCAGCATCCCGCCGCAGGTGGCGGCAGGTGAGGCAAAGACCTGTCTCGGGCACCGTCCCTCGGAGCACCAGCCTCGCCAGAAGCTCCATTAGCCCTAAAAGCAGCTCCTCTTGGTGGGGTACTTGGGTGAGGGCCTGGCGCAAGGGGCCTGCGTAGGCCTTTAGGGCGCGGACCAGGCTAAGCCCTTCTTCCGTGGGTTTTAAGATCCAGCGCCGGCCATCCCGCTCGTCCTTGGACCGGGTTAACAGGCCTTTGTCCTCCAGGCTGCTTAGGGCCTCGCTCACCGTGGCGGGGGTGAGGGAGAGCAGCTCGGCCAAGGCCACCACCCCATGGGGCCTCTCGGAAAGGTGCAGGAGAAGCTGGGCTTGCAAAGCGGTGAGGCCCAGGCGGAAGGCCTGCCGGGTGAGGAGGGCCCGCTCCACCTGGGCCACGCGCTCTAGAAGGGCGAGGAGCTTTTCCTGGCGGCGTTCCCCTTGCGAAGCCTCCACCCTTTCATCTTAAGGTCGGAAACCGCTAAAGACAAAGTCGGTGTTGGCCGCCCCTTGGTGGCAGGTGTGGCAGGAGGCGGGGTTTATGCTTAAGGGCTTCTTGTCGGGTCCGAAGGCGTAATACCCCCAACCTCCCGTGGTGGCGTATCGCTCCGGGTCCTTGACCATTACCCCGATGAGCTTCCTGGGGCCTTCTTGCAGGGCGTTTCCTTCCTCCTTGACTTCGAGGAGGTCAAAGACGATGACCGTGCCCTTGGGGAAGGGGTCCTTTTTGCCCTCCAGGTAGGTCTTTAGCCCAACCTGGTTCACATAGATGTGGTGCAGGCCGCCGAAGCTCTGGAAAAGGGGATGGCCGGGCTTGAGCTCCATGCTCTTCACGTGGGTCCAGAGGCGGTAGCCCTCCGGGTAGGGAAAGGGGGGCTGGGCTTGGCCCCCGCCGTACTGGTACTGGGCCAGGACCCATAGACCTAAGGCCACAAGGCCGAGGAGAACCGGTACCTTCGCCCGCATATGTTACCTCCTTAAAAATCCCCTTCCTTGGTGTAGGGGTGGCTCCAGAGGGCCACCTGGAGGACGACGGCCTTAAACCAGGCCTGGTGCATTCTCTCCACCACCTCCGGCGGGTGGCCCTTCCTGGCCAAAAAGGGCTTTAGGGTGGCGGTGATGGGGTAGATGAAGGCGATGAGGTAGCGCAAGGGTACCTGGGGCACGGAGTCCACCTTATCCGTCTGGTTCTTCTTAGTGCGGTGGTGGCGAAGCCCGATCTCCTCCTGGTAGCGGAGCCAGTCCTCATCATGGGGGCGGAAGCAGGTGTCCAGGATCCACTGGCCGAAGCGTTTTCGCACTCTTTCCAGATACTCGGGGATGGGCTTACCGTCGGGACCGGTGAAGTAGTGGAGGAGATGGGGGTGGCTGCCCACGAATCCGTACCAGAGGTCCAAGACCTCCTCCACCTGGTCCTTGAGGACCTCGCCCGCTTGCCTTAGGGCTTCCTCGTCCTCCGCGCTCCACATAAGGGCGGTCTTGAGCTGGTTTAGCTCTTCCGGGCTCAGAGGGGAGGGAGCCAGGTCTGGGTCGCCATAGCGGTAACCGGGAATCTCCATGGACGCCTCCTTAGGACTGCTAAATAATACCCCGACAACCTGGCCCTGTCAAGGGGCCAAGCCGGTTAAGGGTCAAAGGGGAGGTTTATGGCTCCTGACCCAGGATCTCCAGCAGGGCCCTTGCGTTGTTGTAGCGTTCTTCCCTGGCGCCGAAGAGGAGGGTCACGGTCTTTTCCCGGCTCAGGGCTTTAAGGCGCTCCAAGTCGGGGTTGCCTTCCAGTTCCTTTCGGTAGCGGCGGAGGAACTCCGCATACCTTTGGGGGTCGTGGGCGAAGAAGCGGCGGAGAGCGTCGGAGGGAGCAAGTTCCTTGGCCCACCAGTCTATCCGGGCCTTTTCCTTGCTAAGCCCCCGGGGCCAGAGGCGGTCCACCAAAACCCGCACCCCGTCCTCTGGTGCGGGGGGCTCGTAGACCCGCTTCACCTTCAAAGCCATTCCGCCTCCGGCAGGACGCACTCCGGGCACTGTGACCCGACAAAGCGCACCCACTCTAAGATCTCCCCCGCGTCCCGCACCGGGCCCAGGTGGTAGACCTCCAGAAAGGCGTCGGCGATCAAGGCGCCCTGTTCTGGGATAACCTGGATCAGCTTCCCTTCGGGGTCCAGAAGGAGGGGCAAGGGGCTTTCCCGAACCTCTTGGGAAAGAAGATAGGCTTGGGCCTCGAGGGCGGAAAGCTCCTCCTGTCGCGTG encodes the following:
- a CDS encoding S1C family serine protease; translation: MRNRWGVLLLPLALALYGLWSHPPRLEAASQPATYELAQAPPERLQEVYAKAHPAVLRIDGPEGSRGTGFFYREGLVLTAYHVVAEGGPYTLVLANRKRATATLLGFAEPLDLAVLATEAQAPALLPLETTRHLQVGEAVLHIGNGRGQFIAPRYGRITKVSVDPSPFLPQGLVETSLPLSPGDSGGPVVDLEGKAVGIAVAIGQTEEGFRSFFTPLLDRGLVLAGLEQGQRSHWPYLGLRGPRALTPELARELGLPPGGVLAGEVVLGGAAHRAGLKGLESGGVPDVILEVNRTPVNSFEELLREVRRHQVGDRVLLTVRRGGEVFQVEVELAPFPGR
- a CDS encoding YwiC-like family protein; protein product: MRTASIPLKSVALPTEHGGWGFTLEPILLGLLLSPGPHTLGLGLLGLFGFLARHPLKLVYQDLRKGKRYPRTRLALRVGGIYLALALLGLLLTAFTAQGPFLVPLLLALPLGAYMLWADTQNRSRELFPEIAAAFAMASLAPAGVLAGGLGPEIALGSFLALAFRDLAALYYARTQVLRTRGISPKRYPAYIALWSSAFLAFFLQGQGLLPPSASLALCLLALYGSLALLRPPVEARIIGWTQMGFGLLLVLATALGYTLQGLPTLLLGVPALHRLLGWALVGFAFLSGLYLLWRREAGRPIRILVGLYDLNALLGLLYLAFVWKPLPHPILAITGVVLLHLLLKKPYPWPGIGFLVLGLLLLWH
- a CDS encoding AraC family ligand binding domain-containing protein produces the protein MNLIQKAHYGEIRGVELLADHPEVRLVLFSLQKGQEVRGKGEPRVHLLCLEGQGTLWAGERTFPATPGTLVAAEPGEAHGARAGEETFLVLGIITPRP
- a CDS encoding DUF542 domain-containing protein; the protein is MVELTLRSTVNEVLQRHPEAVKLLNEMGIDTCCGGADSLEEAARQAGKKPEEVLKALLAFLGGQE
- a CDS encoding RrF2 family transcriptional regulator produces the protein MPMRSLLRREESYALHALLLLAEEPGLSAAEIALKLKAPPAFMAKVLSKLAKAGLVESRMGRAGGAWLKVPPEEITLLQVMESLSGPVVIDPCTTLKRCPTEERRGFCYLKPSLVRMNQEIRQALAGFTLKDHLPKSTQAT
- a CDS encoding YbaN family protein, whose amino-acid sequence is MRLAFLVMGLLFTGLGFLGALLPILPSTPFFLVAAYLFSRSHPRLEAWLLSLPQVGPLVKNYREGRGIPKKTKIWATALALGAAGISVYGLPHILGQVAVLLLIAYGVYFIWRRVPTLMPVVHQEGPKGQDSLKG
- a CDS encoding c-type cytochrome; its protein translation is MEIGWIETTIGALFATVVLTLWLSRGSGWLEPRFWRNAAVVSSLIMTGILVYLTIDSLNQIREGSARVPAYTVINKAIGLKRDYEKRRDIPVIGEEVGFFGKVWSEQEAYALVNKGKMTLQSRNCMDCHTLLGNGAYFAPDLTRAWLDPKWESMVKGMTGKATKEEAMAEWLQHPDRYPTFVRRMPNLGLSEEEAKALVAFLKWMSAIDTNGFPDRFAGVE
- a CDS encoding cbb3-type cytochrome c oxidase subunit I, which produces MTQALPQGKLYESQKLALWYFWVALALFGAQVLFGLLAAWQYLDPNFLYGKLNFMTNRMLHINAMIVWLLLGFMGSVYWFLPMELGREVVGIRLARFAFVTLIAAVGIVVLVYLLVQYGPGNAFTLWFITEGREYIEAPRWADFGIVAVMVIFLYNVVATALKAQRITGVAAVLMFDLVALAGLYMAGMQYTPNVSMDQYFWWWVVHLWVEATWEVLVGSIMAMALMHLLGTPRRIVETWLYLEVALVFGTGILGLGHHYFWIGTPEYWLGLGGFFSALEPIPLVAMVVHAVYDAGVHRMQTVNQPALFWAIAQAFGNFIGAGVWGFMQTLPQINLYSHGTQLAAAHGHLAFFGAYVTAILTVIYMALHQVRRPDLPRFDSKLWKWAFVLMVIGIFGMSAAMTIAGFTQTMVERAIGGSTWQAYMDAQQHPWFQNGMVWRFVFGVFFLVSYLVLLWDLVTIGRGEAKVAKEVGAHD
- a CDS encoding nitrite reductase translates to MSRRWALLGVLIVGALALAQAPAPLSPGEREQAAKIYFDRCAGCHGVLRKGATGPALDPKKMAEKGLEYLKAVIFGGLPRGMPDWGRQGILSEKDTELVARFLLEEPPAPPIPTYEEIKKTWKVHVPPEKRPIRPLHGRNWQNFFGQVLRDTGQVAIIDGDKKELVTIVPTGFATHILRSSATGRYFMAIGRDGKASLIDLWMDPPQVVAESKPCLDARSIESSKFKGYEDKYAVVGCYWPPTMVVLDGLTLEPLKMVSTMSYAKGAGEFVTEARVAAIVASHFNPEWIVNLKESGQTWLVDYSHLDKKGRPMPITMIDTELFLHDGGWALKRYFIVAANALNKLIVIDTKTREFVAEVEAGVRPHPGRGSNWEHPTYGPVWATGNIGSPEVTVLGVDPEKHPQYAWKVVKRITLPYTGTLFIKAHPNSPWVLVDFPMSPSPQAAASLCAIDKRKLEVAKCWEVPGAQELKARMVHPEFNKGGTEIWVSAWGSKDTPTFIVVYDALTLKEKTRITGDWVRTPTGKFNVYNTAYDIY
- a CDS encoding TIGR04053 family radical SAM/SPASM domain-containing protein — translated: MERPEFAQYPYLVAWEVTNACLLACRHCRASAMPHPLPGELSTEEGLRLIEEVATYRPKPLLLLTGGDPLARSDLPLLIQAARELGLKVGLTPAATPLLTRERVFLLKEAGVTRLALSLDGASRQSHDAFRGEEGTFARTLAALDWAKEAGLPTQVNTTVTRENWPEIKALPDLLAEKGVVLWSLFFLVPVGRGALLRQLTARQFEEVLHWLYDVSRTYPFHVKTTEAHHFRRVVLQRRKEEGQGDRALAAGESLHQEYFQDGMEHSRLGVTDGNGFVFVSATGDVAPSGFLPIYAGNIREKPLLAIYRESPLFQELRNKDLLKGKCGVCEYRYVCGGSRARAYAETGDHLASEPRCAYVPPAWLGRVGKAPAVG
- a CDS encoding MarR family transcriptional regulator; the protein is MEASQGERRQEKLLALLERVAQVERALLTRQAFRLGLTALQAQLLLHLSERPHGVVALAELLSLTPATVSEALSSLEDKGLLTRSKDERDGRRWILKPTEEGLSLVRALKAYAGPLRQALTQVPHQEELLLGLMELLARLVLRGTVPETGLCLTCRHLRRDAAPQGQTHGRGQEEGFFCALLGLALEPWDLRLSCPDHAPA
- a CDS encoding cytochrome P460 family protein, encoding MRAKVPVLLGLVALGLWVLAQYQYGGGQAQPPFPYPEGYRLWTHVKSMELKPGHPLFQSFGGLHHIYVNQVGLKTYLEGKKDPFPKGTVIVFDLLEVKEEGNALQEGPRKLIGVMVKDPERYATTGGWGYYAFGPDKKPLSINPASCHTCHQGAANTDFVFSGFRP